The Halostagnicola larsenii XH-48 region ATCGACCTCAAAGACGACCAGCGTCTCGAGGCCGAGGCCGACGCCGTCATCGAGCGCGGGAAAAATCACGCCAAACATCAGGGCGGCGTGGCCGTCGGTTACCGACACCTCCAGCGCGTGTCGGTCGACGGTGACCTTCCCGAGTTCGAGGACGAACGGTCCCAGATCGTTCGCGGCGTCATCGAGGACGACGGCGAGTTGATCCCGACCAGCGAGTTCGACGACGATCTGTCCAACCGGTATCCCGGCAAGGAAGTGAGCGTCGAAGACGTGCCGAACGCCTTCGTCTTCCACGTCGAGACCGACGGATCGTTCACCGTCGCCGAACTCGTCACGCGAGCCGTCGACACGCTCGAGGCTCGCGCGACGGAACTCGAAGAAGCAGTACAGCTATAATTAACGGATGACACTACCCCTACACCCTCACACCCAGACGACGGCCGCCGCTGCCGCACGCTACGAGAGCGGCGCGCCGACAGTCACGCGAACCGAAAGGGGTTTGAAGGGGCGAGGGGTAGACGGAAGTGCGGGCAGGGATAGCCAAGTCAGGCCAACGGCGCAGCGTTCAGGGCGCTGTCTCGTAGGAGTCCGCAGGTTCAAATCCTGCTCCCTGCATCACTTCTTCGCGGCTCTCGCGTCGAGAGCCGCCCCTTTGCAGCATTTGGAGGACACCAATGAGTAGTAAAACCAATCCGAGGCTCAACGATCTTATCGCCGAGCTGAAGTCCGCCTCGCGGAGTGCGGACGCAGACGTCTGGCGTGATATTGCGGATCGTCTCGAGAAACCCCGTCGGAGTCACGCGGAAGTGAACCTGGGGCGTATCGAGCGGTACGCACGAGAAGAAGAGACTGTCGTCGTTCCCGGCAAGGTGCTGGGTTC contains the following coding sequences:
- a CDS encoding DNA-directed RNA polymerase subunit D yields the protein MTEEYDVEFVETGDRKARFLVRGVTPAFANGLRRAMVADVPTMAIDEVRFIENSSVMFDEQLALRLGLVPLSTPPEGEFVDGDTVTLSIDVEGPGTAYSGDLVSSDSLVQPAEDNVPIIDLKDDQRLEAEADAVIERGKNHAKHQGGVAVGYRHLQRVSVDGDLPEFEDERSQIVRGVIEDDGELIPTSEFDDDLSNRYPGKEVSVEDVPNAFVFHVETDGSFTVAELVTRAVDTLEARATELEEAVQL
- a CDS encoding 50S ribosomal protein L18e yields the protein MSSKTNPRLNDLIAELKSASRSADADVWRDIADRLEKPRRSHAEVNLGRIERYAREEETVVVPGKVLGSGALQKNVTVAAVDFSSSAETKIDQVGEPVPLEQVLEENPEGSNVRVIA